From a region of the Burkholderia lata genome:
- a CDS encoding branched-chain amino acid ABC transporter substrate-binding protein has protein sequence MKLKVSHVALAAACALSGAHAIAADVVKIGFAAPLTGPQSNYGTDMQKGVQLAIADFNATRPTIGGKPVTFQLDSQDDQADPRTGTTVAQRLIDDNVRGIIGHFNSGTSIPASDLYDRAGLPQISMATSPQYTARGYKTTYRLLTSDAQAGRIVGTYAVKTLRFKRIAIIDDRTAYGQGIADEFAKAVEAAGGTIIKRDFTNDKALDFSAILTNLKGMNPDAIFYGGGDAQSSPMIRKMRQLGMKSAFVTGEMSRSPTFLKVGGDAAEGAIVYMGGLPKEKMPGFSGYAARYKARFNEDVITYSPYAYDGTIALLTAMKDANSTDPKVYTPYLGKLSVKGVSAPSIAYDTKGDLKDAPVTIYKVEHGAFKPVDTIAGN, from the coding sequence GTGAAGCTGAAGGTATCGCACGTCGCGCTGGCCGCTGCCTGCGCACTGTCGGGCGCGCACGCCATTGCCGCCGACGTCGTCAAGATCGGTTTCGCCGCACCGCTGACCGGCCCGCAGTCGAACTACGGCACGGACATGCAGAAGGGCGTGCAGCTCGCGATCGCCGATTTCAACGCGACGCGTCCGACGATCGGCGGCAAGCCCGTCACGTTCCAGCTCGATTCGCAGGACGACCAGGCTGACCCGCGCACGGGCACGACCGTCGCGCAGCGGCTGATCGACGACAACGTCCGCGGGATCATCGGACACTTCAACTCGGGCACGAGCATTCCCGCATCCGACCTGTACGATCGCGCAGGGCTGCCGCAGATCTCGATGGCCACGTCGCCGCAATACACGGCGCGCGGCTACAAGACGACCTACCGGCTGCTGACGAGCGACGCGCAGGCCGGCCGCATCGTCGGCACGTACGCGGTGAAGACGCTGCGCTTCAAGCGCATCGCGATCATCGACGACCGCACGGCCTACGGCCAGGGCATCGCAGACGAATTCGCGAAGGCCGTCGAGGCGGCGGGCGGCACGATCATCAAGCGCGACTTCACGAACGACAAGGCGCTCGACTTCTCCGCGATCCTGACCAACCTCAAGGGGATGAACCCGGACGCGATCTTCTACGGCGGCGGCGACGCGCAATCGTCGCCGATGATCCGCAAGATGCGCCAGCTCGGGATGAAGTCGGCGTTCGTGACGGGCGAGATGTCGCGCTCGCCGACGTTCCTGAAGGTCGGCGGCGACGCGGCCGAAGGCGCGATCGTCTACATGGGCGGGCTGCCGAAGGAAAAGATGCCGGGCTTCTCCGGCTACGCCGCACGCTACAAGGCGCGCTTCAACGAAGACGTGATCACCTACTCGCCGTACGCGTATGACGGCACGATCGCGCTGCTCACCGCGATGAAGGACGCGAACTCGACCGACCCGAAGGTGTACACGCCGTATCTCGGCAAGCTGTCGGTCAAGGGCGTGTCGGCCCCCAGCATCGCGTACGACACGAAGGGCGACCTGAAAGATGCGCCGGTGACGATCTACAAGGTCGAGCACGGCGCGTTCAAGCCGGTCGATACGATCGCCGGCAACTGA